The following nucleotide sequence is from Deltaproteobacteria bacterium.
GGAAGAATTTGCTCTTAAAAATGAAACTATAAAGTATGCCAAAGAAGGGGGCAAGGAAAAAATTGCCCTGTTTTCTCTTGACCTTCACAACAGATATTGTTACCTAAGAAAAATCCAAAGAAGTTACAGGGAGGTAGGATCCATGACCGCCAGACGCGCCATACGCATGCACCAGAAGGATAATGTGGCCACAACCGTTGAAGAGGTTAAGTCCGGAGATTCCGTTCAGATCTCTCCGGGCGGAGAGAATCAAACTCTGAAGGCCATTGAGGACATCCCCTTCGGTTTTAAAATCGCTATCGAAGAAATCCCGCAAGGGATGCTGATCATAAAATACGGAGATACCATCGGCAAAGCCGGACGCCTTATCGCCCAAGGGGCGTTGGTACACGATCCCA
It contains:
- a CDS encoding UxaA family hydrolase, translating into MTARRAIRMHQKDNVATTVEEVKSGDSVQISPGGENQTLKAIEDIPFGFKIAIEEIPQGMLIIKYGDTIGKAGRLIAQGALVHDP